A window of the Cololabis saira isolate AMF1-May2022 chromosome 19, fColSai1.1, whole genome shotgun sequence genome harbors these coding sequences:
- the LOC133419846 gene encoding muscarinic acetylcholine receptor M3-like has protein sequence MGNSSEDSSVFLDGRTKNDFSLNFTDSSFNETLIFPTTEFDPLGRHTVWQVVVIVLFTGSLSLVTVVGNVLVFLSFRINKALKTVNNYYLLSLAFADLTIGTLSMNLYTTYIIMDQWALGPLVCDLWLTIDYVASNASVMNLLVISFDRYFSVMRPLSYRAKRTTKRAMTMIGLAWSVSFVLWAPAILFWQFIVGERTVQPNECYIQFLSEPVITFCTAIAAFYLPVSIMAVLFWKIYQETQKRAKDVQSLRGSGAANPTQNQNQNQEKKSGKGAANQRNSTAMVRQTSSQSCSSSELNQKVSGNQEENDGAGESNPPTAHKKSWLKLKRKGKASLVKRGTNSDASGCDQSPPLAAATAKDAKNSSKNEKKSNDKKAAQTLSAILLAFVMTWLPYNIMVLVNTFCRDCVPETLWALGYWLCYVNSTVNPMCYALCNKTFRSTFRDILTCRWNRRKNQTQLRQQRK, from the exons ATGG GAAACTCTTCCGAGGATTCGTCCGTGTTTCTGGACGGTCGGACGAAAAACGATTTTAGTTTAAACTTCACCGACTCCTCGTTTAACGAGACGTTGATTTTCCCGACGACGGAGTTTGATCCGTTAGGACGACACACGGTCTGGCAG GTCGTGGTCATCGTCCTCTTCACCGGGTCTCTGTCTCTGGTCACCGTCGTCGGGAACGTCCTGGTTTTCCTGTCGTTCCGGATCAACAAGGCTCTGAAGACGGTGAACAACTACTACCTGCTGAGCCTGGCGTTCGCCGACCTGACGATCGGAACGTTGTCCATGAACCTGTACACGACGTACATCATCATGGACCAGTGGGCGCTGGGGCCACTGGTGTGTGACCTGTGGTTGACCATCGACTACGTGGCTAGCAACGCGTCGGTCATGAACCTGCTGGTCATCAGCTTTGAcag GTATTTCTCTGTGATGCGGCCGTTGTCCTACCGGGCCAAGCGTACGACCAAGCGAGCCATGACGATGATCGGCCTGGCCTGGTCCGTGTCCTTCGTGCTCTGGGCTCCGGCCATCTTGTTCTGGCAGTTCATCGTGGGCGAGCGGACGGTGCAGCCCAACGAGTGCTACATCCAGTTCCTGTCGGAGCCCGTCATCACCTTCTGCACCGCCATCGCCGCCTTCTACCTGCCCGTCTCCATCATGGCCGTGCTGTTCTggaagatctaccaggagaccCAGAAACGGGCCAAGGACGTGCAGAGCCTGAGGGGCTCGGGGGCGGCCAACCcaacgcagaaccagaaccagaaccaggagaaaAAGAGCGGGAAAGGTGCGGCCAATCAGAGGAATTCCACGGCCATGGTTCGACAAACCAGCTCCCAAAGCTGCAGTAGCAGCGAGCTAAACCAGAAGGTTTCAGGGAACCAGGAAGAGAACGACGGTGCAGGGGAATCCAACCCTCCAACAG CTCATAAGAAGTCTTGGCTAAAGCTGAAAAGGAAAGGTAAAGCGTCGCTGGTTAAAAGAGGAACGAACAGCGACGCGTCCGGCTGCGACCAGTCGCCGCCGTTAGCCGCCGCGACGGCTAAAGACGCCAAAAACTCGTCCAAGAACGAGAAGAAGTCCAACGACAAGAAGGCGGCGCAGACGCTGAGCGCCATCCTGCTGGCGTTCGTGATGACGTGGCTGCCGTACAACATCATGGTTCTGGTCAACACTTTCTGCCGCGACTGCGTCCCCGAGACGCTGTGGGCGCTAGGCTACTGGCTGTGCTACGTCAACAGCACCGTCAACCCCATGTGCTACGCTCTCTGCAACAAGACCTTCCGCTCCACGTTCAGGGACATCCTGACCTGCCGCTGGAACCGGAGGAAGAACCAGACGCAGCTTCGCCAGCAGAGGAAATAG